In the Quercus lobata isolate SW786 chromosome 5, ValleyOak3.0 Primary Assembly, whole genome shotgun sequence genome, one interval contains:
- the LOC115989277 gene encoding uncharacterized protein LOC115989277, with protein MAQQNDRDIIRPITVMLDGPTSYHAWAQNMTIFLKGRKLWRYVTGSIPKPVPNPKSKATAAEESSKTAVPTDDYEERLEEWESIQSKILSWFINTSVPSIHNLLPRLETAEAAWKFLADRYNCTNDSSLEFHIESKLYQMRQETGQSISDFYSQTSTMWEQLSAADPPLVCSKDIELFVKYRDRRRFMHFMMGLREDFEPTRASLLSRSPTPSLDAAVKELISEENRRPTYHMSSSDHVLATPSPQPPIAAFTAPPRINSGHPNSQSSKGTRCKFCRAKGHDISVCHKLQKFVQEHNKASLPRAAAVCPSDPSVPTGPSLTSSLTTADIEAVVQQVLSRTSTALSVTSGSPDGSSAWDKP; from the exons atggctCAACAAAATGATCGAGATATCATACGTCCTATCACTGTTATGTTGGATGGTCCTACTAGTTATCATGCGTGGGCTCAGAATATGACTATCTTTCTCAAGGGTCGTAAACTGTGGAGGTATGTGACTGGTTCAATTCCTAAGCCAGTACCAAACCCTAAGTCCAAAGCCACAGCTGCTGAAGAGTCTTCCAAGACTGCTGTTCCAACAGATGATTATGAGGAACGTCTAGAGGAATGGGAGAGTATTCAGAGTAAGATCTTGTCTTGGTTTATCAATACATCTGTTCCCtccattcataatcttcttcctcgtcttgaaactgctgaggctgcttggaaatttttggcGGATCGCTATAATTGCACTAATGATTCAAGCTTGGAGTTCCACATTGAATCAAAGCTCTATCAAATGCGCCAAGAGACAGGTCAGTccatttctgatttttattctcagacTTCTACTATGTGGGAACAACTCTCTGCTGCAGATCCTCCACTGGTGTGCTCTAAGGACATTGAGCTGTTTGTCAAATATCGGGATCGTCGTAGATTTATGCACTTCATGATGGGTTTACGTGAGGATTTTGAGCCTACTAGGGCTTCTCTGCTTAGCCggtctcctactccttctcttgatgctgcaGTCAAGGAGCTCATTTCTGAGGAGAACCGTCGACCTACTTATCACATGTCATCATCTGATCATGTATTGGCTACACCCTCTCCACAGCCTCCCATTGCTGCATTCACTGCTCCTCCACGAATAAACTCTGGGCATCCCAATTCTCAGTCTTCCAAAGGCACTCGCTGCAAGTTTTGCCGTGCCAAAGGCCATGACATCTCTGTTTGTCACAAGCTGCAGAAATTTGTGCAAGAGCATAATAAAGCTTCTCTTCCTCGGGCAGCTGCTGTATGTCCTTCAGATCCATCGGTTCCTACAGGTCCATCTTTGACTTCCTCACTTACTACGGCTGATATTGAGGCAGTTGTTCAACAGGTTTTATCCCGTACTTCCACTGCCCTTTCTGTAACCTCAG GATCCCCGGACGGGTCAAGTGCTTGGGACAAGCCTTAA
- the LOC115991380 gene encoding receptor-like protein EIX2, which translates to MGGTSLQFLLTLVLLFLCMKPTTANYLGLADTHLGCKEHERQALLKIKQDLIDDDRHLSSWSSDQDCCTWSRVTCSNQTGHVIMLNLQGVGSGKLNPSLIELKYLTDLDVSYNDFHQSQIPEFIASFSNVTSLDLSGANFGRNIPFQLGNLSNLQYLNLGGNNFNKPENIEWLSLLSSLEILYMDDINLSKVNNWLHVVNKLPYLTYVHLDSCNLPNIFSVPLVNSSTSLDVLDLSSNNLTSSSSVLEWLFNSNTSVVELYLFENQFQGLIPIAFSKINTLAELGLDSNEFEGEIPKAFGGMCNLKTLSLPLNHLSGQLGFIHNSTHCANHSLEFLDLGQNQIMGSLPDLTTFPSLTFLDLSQNRLNGTIPESLGKLSNLESLYLQGNSLEGVISDAHFSKLTKLKHLYLSNNLLNFNFSSDWVPPFQLNEINLRFCQLGPRFPKWLQTQKNYYWLDISNSAISDSLSNFNLVFPPQLGYMNLSYNQISGQIPNLSLEFTFPPIVDLSSNKLEGRIPQFLFESGYLDLSKNLLSGPISSLCEVQNGKLNILDLSNNQLSRPIPDSCLMHFEGLLILNLANNHFHGKIPSSVGFLHEIVTLDLGNNNFSGKLPSSLKNCTKLVFFNLKQNDLSGQIPMWLGISHPNLVVLILRSNHFYGAIPTHICHLAHLQILDLALNQISGSMPKCLNNLTALTQKVSPNATISHSHETQVSDNTLFDMSYDDRMFFMWKGKEHEYKNILGLLKSIDLSSNNLTGRIPREIVELVGLVSLNLSRNRLTGQITSEIDMLQSLDALDLSQNQLSGGIPSSLSHIDRLSVLDLSNNNFSGKIPTSPHLDTFKATSYEGNPNLCGVPLPKKCSGEEIAQNPAMNRSREHAGRQDEKEGLISIGFYVSVALGFIAGFWGVVGTLVLNMSLRVAFFRFLNNFKDRLYVAISVNLARVQRQLQN; encoded by the coding sequence ATGGGTGGAACTTCCCTCCAATTTCTCCTCACTTTAGTTCTCCTTTTTTTGTGCATGAAACCAACTACTGCAAATTATTTGGGGTTAGCAGATACTCACCTTGGCTGCAAAGAGCATGAGAGACAAGCTCTTCTCAAGATTAAACAAGACCTTATTGATGACGATCGCCATCTTTCTTCTTGGAGCTCTGATCAAGATTGTTGCACATGGAGTAGGGTCACTTGTAGCAACCAAACAGGCCACGTCATCATGCTCAATCTTCAAGGAGTGGGGTCAGGTAAACTTAATCCTTCCTTGATTGAGTTGAAATATTTGACTGATTTGGATGTGAGCTACAATGATTTTCATCAGAGCCAAATTCCAGAATTCATTGCATCTTTCTCCAACGTAACATCCCTTGACCTTAGTGGTGCTAATTTTGGAAGAAATATTCCTTTTCAGCTTGGGAATCTTTCCAACTTGCAGTACCTTAATCTTGGAGGGAATAATTTTAATAAACCTGAAAACATAGAGTGGCTTTCTCTACTTTCTTCTTTAGAAATCCTTTACATGGATGACATTAACCTGAGCAAAGTCAATAATTGGCTCCATGTTGTGAATAAACTGCCGTACTTGACATACGTGCACTTGGACTCTTGTAATCTTCCGAATATTTTCTCTGTTCCTCTTGTCAATTCTTCTACTTCTCTGGATGTCCTCGATCTCTCTTCTAATAAtctcacttcttcttcttcagtacTAGAATGGTTGTTCAACTCCAACACTAGTGTTGTTGAACTTTATCTCtttgaaaatcaatttcaagGTTTAATTCCGATTgcttttagcaaaataaacacTCTTGCAGAGCTTGGTCTTGATTCTAATGAGTTTGAAGGCGAGATACCAAAAGCCTTTGGTGGTATGTGTAATTTGAAAACGTTGTCTCTACCATTGAACCATCTTAGCGGACAACTTGGTTTTATTCATAACTCGACACACTGTGCAAACCACTCATTAGAGTTTTTGGATTTAGGTCAGAATCAAATCATGGGATCATTACCTGATCTCACAACATTTCCATCATTGACATTTTTAGACCTTAGTCAAAATCGTTTGAATGGGACAATACCTGAAAGTTTGGGAAAACTATCTAACCTAGAGTCTCTGTATCTTCAAGGTAATTCATTGGAAGGTGTTATTTCTGATGCCCACTTCTCAAAACTTACAAAATTGAAGCATTTGTACTTGTCTAATAACTTATTGAATTTCAACTTCAGCTCTGATTGGGTTCCACCTTTCCAATTAAATGAGATAAATTTACGATTTTGCCAACTAGGCCCTCGATTCCCAAAATGgcttcaaactcaaaaaaattactattggCTTGATATTTCCAATTCTGCAATTTCGGATAGCCTTTCGaatttcaatttggtctttCCTCCTCAATTAGGATATATGAATTTGTCTTACAACCAAATTAGTGGCCAAATTCCCAATTTGTCGTTGGAGTTTACTTTTCCCCCAATTGTGGACTTGAGTTCAAATAAACTTGAAGGCAGAATAccacaatttttatttgaatcaGGATATTTGGATCTATCCAAGAATTTGCTTTCAGGCCCAATTTCTTCCTTATGTGAAGTTCAAAATGGGAAATTGAACATTCTAGATCTCTCCAATAACCAATTATCAAGACCGATACCAGATTCATGTTTGATGCATTTTGAAGGattattaattcttaatttgGCAAACAATCATTTTCATGGGAAAATTCCAAGTTCGGTGGGATTTCTACATGAGATTGTGACATTGGATTTAGGTAACAATAATTTTAGTGGGAAACTTCCTTCCTCCTTGAAGAATTGCACAAAGTTGGTATTCTTTAATCTCAAACAAAATGATCTATCAGGACAGATACCAATGTGGTTGGGGATTAGTCATCCAAATTTAGTTGTACTTATCCTTCGATCCAATCACTTCTATGGAGCCATCCCGACACATATCTGTCATCTAGCACATCTGCAAATTTTAGACCTTGCTTTAAACCAAATCTCAGGAAGTATGCCAAAATGCCTCAACAATCTTACTGCTTTAACTCAAAAAGTGAGTCCAAATGCCACAATCAGCCATTCTCATGAAACACAGGTCAGCGACAATACCCTGTTTGATATGTCGTATGATGATCGTATGTTTTTTATGTGGAAAGGAAAAGAGCATGAGTATAAAAATATTCTTGGACTATTAAAAAGCATAGATCTCTCGAGCAATAATTTAACTGGGCGGATTCCAAGAGAAATTGTGGAACTTGTTGGATTGGTTTCCTTAAATCTCTCAAGAAACCGTTTGACGGGACAAATCACTTCAGAGATTGATATGTTACAATCATTAGATGCCTTGGATCTATCTCAAAACCAGCTTTCTGGTGGAATTCCTTCAAGCCTTTCTCATATTGATCGTCTTAGTGTCTTGGACTtgtcaaacaacaatttttccGGAAAAATTCCGACAAGCCCTCACCTTGATACCTTTAAAGCAACCTCATATGAGGGGAATCCAAATCTTTGCGGAGTCCCGCTTCCAAAGAAATGTTCGGGGGAAGAAATAGCTCAAAATCCAGCTATGAACAGGAGCAGAGAACATGCTGGCAGGCAAGATGAGAAAGAAGGATTAATATCCATAGGATTTTATGTTAGTGTGGCCCTTGGATTTATCGCAGGTTTCTGGGGAGTTGTTGGCACATTAGTACTGAATATGTCACTGCGAGTCGCATTTTTCAGGTTCTTGAACAATTTCAAAGATAGGCTATATGTGGCAATATCAGTGAATTTAGCCAGAGTTCAGAGGCAGCTTCAAAACTAA